In Kiloniellales bacterium, the genomic window CTCCAACCCCTTCGGGCTGATCTCGGACAGTGCCAAGGAGCGCGGCGACAACTCCGGGGCGGGCGGTCTCGGCTTCGACTTCTTCCGCGGCGAGGAGATCGCCTTCTTCGGCGGGATCGAATACCTTGCGCCGGTCGACGGCCTCAGGTTCAAGCTGGAGTACGACAGCAACAGCTACCAGGACGAGCCCCTCGGCAACGAGTTCGACGTCGCTCTTCCGCTGAACTTCGCCGTGGAATACGAGGTCTTTCCCTGGTGGCGGCTCTCCGCCGGCCTCGAGCGCGGCAACCAGTTCATGGTGCGCACCAGCCTTAGCGCCAATCTCATGACCGACAAAGGACTCCCGAAGTTCGACCGGCCGGCGCCCAAGGTGGAGCCGCGGCAGGTCGACGTGGTCGGCATGGATGGCCCGGTCGCCGCCCAACAGGCGATGCTGACCATGCCCGAGGCCGTCGACCGGACGCTCACCGTGGAGCGCCTCTTCAAGGATTTCGAGAAGCTCGGCGTCACCGTGTCCGACATCGAGTACGAGGATGCCGACGCGATCCTCCGGGTCCCGGTCGAGGCGCCGCGACCCAGCGCCTCGGCGCTGGCGACGGCCGCCCTGCAGGTCATCCGGGCCGAGCTGAACGGCCCGGTCGAGCGGGTCCGAATCGTCGCGACACGCGAGGACGAGGACTATTGGGAGATCGTGCTCGACAAGGACGAGCTCCTGCGCTCGGTGAGCCTGACCGGAAGCCCCATCGCGCTGGTCGAGCCGCCGGATCCCACGTGGCTCGGTCTCTTCCCGGAGCCGGAGCCGACAACGGCCGCCTTTTTCGAGGACGCCGAGCCGGCCGACCCGAAGGAGCAGCTGCGCCGCGTGGCCGAGCAGGTCTTCGCGGAACTGGAGCGGCAAGGCTTCGAGGGCGAGCGCTTCGACATGCAGGGGTCACGGGCGACCGTGCACTTCTCCCAGGACCGCTACCGCAATCCGGCGCGCGCGGTGGGCCGCGGCGCTCGGGCCGTCGCCGCCCATGTGCCGCGGCACATCGAGGAAATCAGCGTGGTCCTGACCGAACTGGGCGTGCCGGTCAGCCAGATCACGATCATGCGCAGGGACCTCGAGAATGCCCTCCAGGACAAGGGCAGCACGGAGGAGATCTGGCAGAACGCCGTGGTCGAGGCGCCTTCGCTCGAGGGCGGCGAACAGGGAATCGAGAACGAGGACAGCTTCCCGCGCTTCACGTGGTCGCTGATGCCGCGCATGCGGCAGCAGATCGGCGGGCCGGACAACTTCTTCTTCTTCCAGTTCTACGGCCGGGCCTCGGCACAGGTCCAGCTCAGCCAGGGCCTCACCGTCAGCGGTGCCGTGGCGAAGGACATCTACAACAACTACGACGACCTCAAGCTCAAATCCGACAGCCGCCTGCATCGGGTGCGCAGCGACATCGCCCGCTATCTCCGGGAGAGCGACGTCTGGATCGACGACCTTCATCTCGACTACATCACGAAGCTGGCGCCCGAAGTCTATGGCCGCGCTTCGGTCGGTATCTTCGAGCTGATGTTCGCCGGGGTCGGCGGCGAGGTGCTCTACCGGCCCCAGGGCAAGCGCTGGGCGGTCGGGGTCGACGTCAACTACGTCAAGCAGCGTGACTTCGACGGCCTCTTCGGCCTCCAGAACTACGACGTGGTGACCGGTCACGTCAGCTACTATCACCGCTTGCCGTGGTACGAGATCCTGGCGACCGTGCGCGCGGGGCGCTACCTGGCCAAGGACTGGGGCGCCACTCTCGAGCTGTCGAGGACCTTCAACAACGGCGTCACCTTCGGCGTCTTCGCGACCAAGACGGACGTCTCGGCCGACAAGTTCGGCGAAGGTAAGTTTGACAAAGGCTTCTTCGTTTCGATTCCCCTCGACCTCTTCTTCACCCGCCACAGTCGCCGGTACAGCGGCCTGACCTATCGCCCGGTGACCCGCGACGGCGGCCAGCGCCTGGACATTCCCAAGCAGCTCTACGGCTTCACCGAGCCCAGCAGCGATCGCGAGGTCCTGCGCGGATGGAAGGAGTTGCTGGAGTAGCGGCGAGAGGCGGGGGCCGCACGGCAAGAAGCGACAATCGGTCGCGGGCGGAATCCGGTAGACTGTGCCTTTCGGCCCTCTGGATTGCGCGCATGTTCACGCATTTCACCCTCGGCACCAACGACCGGCCGCGCGCCGAGGCCTTCTACGCGGCGGTCACGCCGCCGCTCGGGCTGAAGCTGGTCAAGTCGGTCGAGGCCTTCTTCGCCTACGGAGTTGAAGAGCAGGCACCGCCTTTGTTGGTGATCAATCCGCCCTTCGACTCCTTGCCCGCGACCTGGAGCAACGGCTTCCACATCGCCCTGCTCGCCCGGGACGCCGCCGCGGTGCAGGCCTTTCATGCGGCGGCGCTGGCGGCCGGCGGCCATGACGAGGGCGCGCCCGGGCTACGGCCGGCCTACGCGGCGGACTACTATGCCGCCTACGTCCGCGATCCCGACGGGAACAAGCTCCAGGCGGTCCACTACCGGAATGGCCGCAAGGCCGGCCCCTGCGGCGAGGTCGTCTCGCACATCACCCTGGGCAGTAACGACCTGGAGCGCTCGAGGGGCTTCTACCAAGGTCTTCTGTCCGTCCTGGGCGTCCAGCGCCTGTCGGCGGAGGAAACCCCGGGCGAAGACCTCGCCTTCGGCCTGCCGGGGACGCGCCTGCCGATCGTGTTCATACAGAAGCCCTTCGACGGCCGTCCGGCCACCTGGGGTAACGGCGCGCACGTCTCCTTCGACGCCCCGAGCCATGCCGCCGTCCGCGCCTTCCACGAGGCGGCCCTGGCCCTGGGCGGCAGCGACGAGGGCGCGCCCGGCTTGCGGCCCAGGTACCACGCCGCCTACTACGCCGCCTACGTCCGCGATCCCGACGGGAACAAACTGCAGGCCTATTGCCGCAAGTCCGAATAGCTGCGCCGTCAGGTCTCACGTTTTCAACGGCTTGGCCGACCGGCCCCCAACTGTCCCGTCGAACCGGCCGCTAAGCCGCAGGAATTTTGAGGACATTTCGGGGCCGGCCTCAGGAGCGCCGCACGGGTGCGGGAAACCTGGCTTCGAGGGCGTTTCCTCGCCTCTTTAGGGCTTGCGCCATCGCGCTTCGAGCCCCACGTTCGCCGAGGAAGCTCATGGTCCGGAAGGGACCCGGAATGGATGCCTCGAAGCGGCCCCGGTTCGCCATTTTCTTTGCGCCCTCGAAGCTGGATCCGCTTTGGGCCCTTGGGGCGGCATGGCTCGGTCGCGACGCCCGGAGTGGCTATGCGGTCGCCCGACCGGACCTGCCCGGGGGCTCAGCGGAACGTCTGGCGGCGGTCACCGAAGCTCCCGCATTCTATGGCTTTCACGCCACTCTGAAAGCGCCCTTCTTTCTTAAGAAGGGCCTGTCTCTGGGCGCTTTGGAGGAACGCTGCGGCCGGATTGCCGCCGAGATGGAGGCGGTGCCGGCCGTTGTGCTGGAGGTGTCCGAGCTAGACCGCTTCCTGGCTCTGAGGCCACCGACCCGCTCGGTGGCACTGCACAGCCTGGCGGCCACCTGCGTCGAATCCTTCGACGACCTGCGCGAGCCGCTGAACCCCGAGGTACGCCAGCGCTATATGGAACCGGGGCTGACCGAGGTGCAGGCGGCGCTCCTGGACCGCTGGGGCTATCCTTACGTCATGGAAGAGTTCCGCTTCCACATCACGCTCACGTCGCGGCTCTCCGAGCCCGAGCGCGCCGAAGTCGGGTCCTGGGCCCGCGATCACTTCGGTCCCGCCCTGGTGTCGGCGGTGACGGTGGACGGCATTTCGCTTTTCGCGCAGCCGGACGGGGGCGCCCCGTTTCGGGAGATCGGCCGCTACCCCCTGGGCGCCCGCTAAGTCGCTCGAGGATCCGGACTCACGCTCTTCATCGGGCCCTTGTCGGGGGCCCTTTGCCATGGCGGGGGGCTTTCATAAGCCGCCGCGTCTGCTGGCATCAAGGCGGCGCCTTGCCTAAGCTGGCCCTCGGCGGCGGTAGCATCGAGACGAGGAGGCAGGCAATGGACCCGGTGGAACACCTGATGCAGGTCTTTGCCACGGAGGGGTCGCAGCGCTACGGCGGCGAAGAGGTCTCGCAGCTGGAGCACGCGCTGCAATGCGCCGTCTGGGCCCAGGCCGCGGATGCCGAGGCCGGGCTGGTGGCGGCCGCGTTGCTCCACGATGTCGGTCACCTGATCGGCCGAGAACCGGAGGAAGACGGGGCCGAGGCCGTGGACGGCCGGCATGAGGAACGCGGCGCCGACCTGCTCGCCGCGTGGTTTCCGCGCGAGGTGACGGAGCCGGTGCGCCTTCACGTGGCGGCCAAGCGCTTTCTCTGCTCGAGCGATCCGGCCTACTTTGACCGCCTTTCGGAGGAGTCTAGGCGTAGCCTGGAACTGCAAGGCGGCGCCTTCAACGAGCGCGAGGCGGCGTCTTTCATCGCCCGGCCATTCGCCGACTCGGCCGTCAGATTGCGCCGTTGGGACGAGGCGGCCAAGGTGCCAGGCGCCGCGACGCCCGCCCTGGACAGCTTTCGGCCGCTGCTTGCCTCTCTGATCAGCCAGGGCGGCGACGCCTGACCTCGTCGCGGCGTGCAAAAGGCGGAGCGCGCGGACGAGGCAAGGCCGGGATTCGCCCTCTCGTCTATATCACCTAAAAGATACTTCTTCGGAGTCTGTGAAGGAATCTCCATAACCTGCTGCTTGACAATGATATTCCCTATGAGGATCATGAACCAAGCAACCTAGGGTAGCGGTTCCTGGTTGTTTGGCTGGCTGGCAGGGGCGAAGACGGTGCGGCCCGTCTTCGCGATACGGGGTGCGAACGCCTAGACTGCTCATCATCGACGACATGCCGGTGTTCTCCGCCTATGTCCGTGACGTCGCGGTGGGGCTGGACTTCGATGTCCGGGTCGCCCGAAACGCGGAGGACTTCCGGGCGCTGCATCGGGAGTTTCTTCCCGATGTCGTCAGCCTGGATATGGTCATGCCCGACGGCGACGGCCTGCAGCTGCTCAACTGGCTCTGCGGCCAGGAGTCACGGGCCTGCGTACTGATCCTGAGCGGCTACGGGTCGAGCTTCATCGATGCGGCCAAGCGCTTGGCCGAGGCCAAGGGCCATCGCCGGGTCGAGGCCCTGCGCAAGCCGATCGACGTGGTCGCGCTGCAGTCGGCCTTGATGTCCCTGGCCGCCTAGTCGCAGGTCCCGCTCCGGGTCCCGGGCCCCTCGCGGCGTGAATTCCTCTCCACTCCGGCACTCTCGGTTTTTCGCCGGCCCTCAAAAAGGTAGAATATCGCCGCGAATCGCGAGCCAGGCGGCTGGGGAAGGGGGGCTTCCCGTCAGCCCGCGGCCGGGATGGACGTGTGGTCCCTCCGGTCTCGACCGACCATCGGACAGCTTCGCGAGACGGCGCCCCAGACCCTTGGGCGGCCGGAGTCTGGGACCGAGGAGCGACGAAGCGCGCCCTGGGACCGGAAAAGGCCGGAGTGAAGGATGGATGACGCTTTGACTTGGGGAGATCTGATCGCCGCCCTTCAGGAAGTTGCCTCGGGCGACCGCAAGCTCGATGCCCTGGTCGCCTATCACTGCGGCGCGGTGGGGCGGGATACGCATCAGATGGTGCGCCTCCTGATCGACGAGGGATCTTCCTGGGATCTGGTCTTCGAGCTGATGGAAGGCGAAATTCCAGCTTTCACCACTTCGCTGGACGCTGCGGTCCCGGGTGAGAACATCGTCTGTGCGATTTTCTCGACCAAGTACCAGCGCTGGGCCGCGGTGCATCGTGGCGAAGACGGCGCAGAGATCCTCGCCTGGGCAGCCAACGAGGTTCTGGCGCGTCGGGTCGCGGGCCTGCGGGCCACCCGCGAGCAGGCCGAGGCCGCGAAGCAGCGGCCGGAGCTTCCGGGACCCGAAGCCCGCCCACAGCCGACGGCGCCGAGACGGTCCGATTTCCACCTGCCGGAGCTGGGCGCGGCCGACGAGGAGGAGTGGAAGATCCTCTTCTGAGCAGGTTGGTGGGGGATCTCGACCGGGGGGCAAGCGGGAATCGTGGACGGATCGCCTCTGATACCGGACGAAGAGGGCCGGCGGCCCTACGCCCTGGTCCTGGGCAACGAGAAGGGCGGCTCAGGCAAGTCGACCACGGCGATGCATGTCGTCGTGGCCCTTTTGCGCCTGGGCTACCAGGTCGGCAGCATCGACCTCGACGCCCGGCAGGGCAGCCTCTCGCGCTATCTCGAGCACCGTCAGCGCCAGGCCGAGCAGACCGGGCTGGACCTGCCGCTGCCGAACCATCATCGGGTCTTCGGCAGCGAAGAGGCCAGCCGCCGCAAGGCCGAGGCCCAGGAGCGCGATAGCCTGCGGACCGCCTTCGCGACTCTCTCAGGCTGCGATTTCATGGTCATCGACACGCCTGGCAGCGACAGCTATCTGTCGCGGCTCGGTCACCTCAATGCCGATACGCTGATCACGCCGATCAATGATTCCTTTCTCGATCTCGATGTGATCGCCGAGATCGACCGTGAGCGACGGGAAGTGCTGGGCCCCAGCGTCTACAGCCAGATGGTCTGGCAGCAGAACAACCAGCGAGTCGTGAACGGCCGCAGGCCGATCGACTGGGTGGTCATGCGCAACCGATTGAGCCATATCGAGCCGCGCAACAAGCGCGATATCGGGATCCTGCTGGAGAAGCTCGGCCAGCGCATCGGCTTCCGCCTGGCGCCCGGCTTCGGCGAAAGGGTGATCTATCGCGAGCTCTTCTTGAAGGGCATGACCGTGCTCGACCTGCCGGCGGGCGAGGGCGCGGAGATGGTCAACAGCCACCTGGCCGCGCGGCGCGAAGTCGGCGACCTGCTGCGCAGCATCGGCCTGCTTCAGGATCAAGAGGCCTGAGACCGCGGGCCCGGCGCGGGCGAAGCCTCGTCAGGACTGGTGCCGGCTGATGCGGGTGCGCGGCGGCGCGCCCTCGTCGGCGTCCCTGAGCTTGACGACCAGGCACTCCTGCCTCTGCCGGCGGAACGCGGCGCAGAAGCGGCGGGCCGCCACCAGGGTCTCGAAGCTGCCGGTGCGGACCCGGAACACAGCCCCGCGGCCTTCCAGGTCGGCTTCCTGGACCGTCAAGTCCCTCTTTGCCAACAGTTCGGGATGGGCCTTGCGCAGCTTCCGCCATTCGGAGGCGGCGCCCTCGGCGCTGTCTGCCGAGGCGAGCTGGACCACGTAGGGCGGCATGTCTTCGCCCGGGGAGACGGCAGTACCGGCCGCCGGCTTTTGCGGCGGCAAGGGGATTGCAACGGGGGCCTGTGCGGACTTGGAGCCGGCCTCCGGCTTCCGCAGCCGGCCTTCCTGGTCGCGCGGCGGCCGGTCACCGGCACCACCTCCCGGATCGCCTGCCGCTGGCGCCTCGCTTTCGGAGCCCGCCGGGCCCGGCAGGGTCACCGTTCCCTCCACGGTCTTCACGACCAGACCGAACTCGTGCGGCCCCCCGCCCAGGGGCTCTTCCGGCAGCAGCACCCATTGGCCGAAGGCGTCGGCCCGGGCGACGCCGATCGGAGCTCCGTTGTGCAGGACGATCAGCTCGGCTCCGGGCGCCGCCAAGCCGGCGATGACGGCCGAACCGTCTTCCTCGACCCGCACCACGTCGACTCGAGGCGCGGGAACCCCGGGTCCGGTCCCGGACGGCGGCTGATCCTCCGTCATGACCGCCTCCTTGCCCTCCGCACCCCCGAGGACGCGCCGCGATTCAGCGGGCGCCTGGTCGCTGCCCTCTACCGGAGCCGTGGGTTCGCCGGCCGCCTTGGCGCGATCGTCGCTGCCGGAGACAACGGGCTCTGCCAGGTCCGGCGAGGAGCCGGGCATCGCTGCGTACCAGCCGGCGAGAATACCTCCGGCCAGGAGCAGGAGGGCGGCCGAGACCCTGGCACGGGGCGTCCAGCTGGCCGGCCGCCAGAGCGTCGCGACCTGCCCCGTCCTCTCCTTGACTTGAGCCTGGGCCGGCAAGGTAATCGGCTCCCAGTCCTGGGACGATTCGCTGTCCGGCGTCTCGATCTCCGGCGTCTCCGCGGGCGCGGCTGGATCGGCGGCCGCCTCCGCGGTCTCCGCCGTCTCGGCGGGCGCAGCCGCCTGGCCTTGGGCGCAACGGAGGATCTCGTCGAAACTTTCGGAGACCTCGTCAAGCAGGCGGAACTTCAGGATGCTGGCCGCCGGGGCCGCCTCCGTTTTCGCGCCGGTCTTGGCTTTGGACTTGGTCCGCTTTTTGCCGTCGCCGGGCTCCTCGGCGGCTGCGGCGCTTTCCTCGACCTCGCCGTTGCGGCCCTCGGCCAAGGGGCCAAGGCTCGGGCCCGGCGCTTCGCCCCGGATCGCATCGGCCTTCGCGTCGTCGGGGCCGGGCGCAGCCTCGGTTTCCGTGGCTTCGAGGGCGACCACCTCGGCCTTGTCCTTGCGCCTGTCACCGGCCGGGGCGGCGCGGCCCTTGCGGGCGAAGAGGTCGTCCGGGAAGAGCTCGAGATTCTGTGAGGTCATCGCTTGGCCGTTCCCGGGCTATTCGGCGGCGAAGATCGCCGTGGATTGACTGCGTCTCGGCAGGGGCGGGAGTTCGAGCTTCGGCGCTTCGCCCTCGAGGCGGTCCGCCAGGTAGCCCCACAGCTCTGCGATCTCGCCTGCGGCCCGCTGGGCGCCGGGCAGTTCCATCACGGTCCGGCCGTCGACCATGCTGGCCGCAAAGTCGACCCGCTGGTGAACGATCGAGGGCGCGAGCGGGCCGTGCTGCGACAGCACCTGGATCGCCTCGTTGGTGATCTTGGCCCGCGGCGCGGCACCGTTGATGACAAAGATCAACGGCTTGCCAAGGTGCTCGACGAGCTGGACCGTGGCCCCGATCGAACGCAGATCGTGCGGGCTGGGCCGGCTTGGGATCAGCACCAGGTCGGCGCAGCGGATGACTTCTCCGACCGCGGTGTCGAGCGACGGCGGCGTGTCGATGAACAGCAGCTTGATCTGACGCTCGCGCAAGCGTCCGACCGCGTCCGACAGCTCATCCAGGCTGGTCTGGACGTAGTAGGGCGTCTCGCGTGTCCTCAGGTTCCACCACTTGGCCAGGCTGCCCTGCGGATCGACGTCGATCAGGACGACCGGCCCGGCGCCAGCGAGCTCGGCCTGCACGGCCAAATGCCCCGCAAGCGTGGTCTTGCCAGAGCCGCCCTTTCGGGAGGCAATCGCCACGACCTTCATCGCCAAGTTCTCCCACTCCCCAGGCCGCCCTTTCGGTCCGGGCAGTTCAATAGTCGCGCCCGCAGCCTGAAACACAAATACCAGATATACGTCCCCGCGAAACGCACCCTACTATATCGAGTGGGAGAGCGGAAGACCGTCAGGGTTAATTTTTCGGAGAACAAAAGTCTCCAGCAAGAAAGAGAACCTATTTCAAAGTATTGCAGTGTTTCTTCGCAGTGACTTGGCAGGAAAACCGACGCTCTCTAACTTGCAACAGAAGGCCGTGCCTCGAAGTGGGTCGCGATGTGTGGTTTGCCGAGCGATCCGGGGCCCAGCCTGGGTTTTCAGGCTTCGCGAATCATCCAGACGCGGTGAGTGACGCCGTCGCCACAGCCGCGCACGAGGCTAGATTTGGTGAGAAGATCAGTCTCTAAAATATTTCTATAGAATATTTTTTGCCTCAGCGGCGCGAGAAATAGTCAATGGGCTCCGCCGCCGGCAAGTTCCGAAGGCGGATCTCAATCACTACCAATCGACCCAGTCGACGGTGCGGAGAAAGGCGTCGTCGCCGCCCGGTTCCTCGATACACTCCTCGGAGCGCGGTGCTGGTTCCAAAGCCTCGTTGCCGGCCGACTCGGCCTCGGATGCGAGTATCTTCTGTGCCCAGGACGCCGTCGCCTTGGACAGCGTCGAGGGCCCTGCGGCCAGGGCGTCAGCCCAGCCGTCGCCGGCGGAGGGCAGCAGAGCGCCCGCTTCGCTGATCACCAGGAGGTCGTTGGCCTCGTCCAGGACCACCGTTCCATTCTGCCGTCCCGCCTCGCGCGCGGCTGGCGCCGTGGCTTTCTCGGGCTCAGGCAAGGCTCGTGTCGTCGGATCGGACTCCGAGCCGCTGCCGCCTTGCCAATCCGTGGAAGCCAAAGGTCTTGGCGATTGGGGCGCCACCGCCATGTCGGTGCCTGCACCCACCGCTGGCGCGATCTTCTGAACCCCCTGCGCCAAGCGAATTCTCCCCCTAGCAAAATCCGGTCCAACAGAGCCTCAGGCCGGCCTTACCGTCTTGGCCTAAGACAGACGTCAAGATCTGAAAAAATCACTGTCTTATTTATTATGACCTTAGTCTGATTAAAGATTTGCTTATTTGAGGATTTATATTTGCTCGCGCAAAGTAAAAGCTTGAAGTCGTCGTGCCGTTTTTGTCAGCAATAGGAGATGTTTTGAGGGTGCAGCCGCCCTGCCGCATCGGGTACGGCATGGTAAGGCGGTCGCATTGGGGGCAAATCGCGGGGAGGGCTGTTTCGGCGGGGCTGCGGAGGAGGGAGGTGGCCCCGAAGCCGGCCTCCGCCCCGCTTACCATTCGATCCGTTCGATCCCCTCGAAGGTCACCTCGGAACCGTCTGCGAGGGTGATGGTGCCGGCGGCGTCCTCCGAGAGGTCGAGGAAGTCGGCGCCGCTGGATTCGACGGTGCCCTGGTCGATGACGTAGGTCCAGCCGGCCGTGGGCGTGCCGCCCGAGGCGTTCTCGAGCTGGATCACGTCGGTCCAGCCGCCCTGGCCGCCCGAGACAAGGTCGTTGCCGTTGCCCTCTGCGAAGATGAAGAGATCGCTGCCGCCTTCGCCGTAGAGCCGATCGTTGCTGGCGCCGCCGTCCAGGGTATCGTTGCCCTCGCCACCGAAGATCGAATCGACGCCGCTGCCGCCGTCCAGGCTGTCGTCGCCGGCCCCACCCTGGAGCAGGTCGTTGTCGAGGCCCCCGTTCAGGCTGTCGTCGCCGTCGCCGCCCAGCAGGACGTCGGCTCCGCTGCCGCCATTCAGGATGTCGTCGCTGCTACCGCCGAAGAGGGTGTCGGCGCCGGCGTTGCCCGAGAGCGTGTCGTCGCCGGCGCCGCCGTAGATCGTGTTGTCGCCGGCGTCGCCGCTGAGGATGTCGTTGCTCGAGAGGCCGAGGCTGTCCAGGTTCTCGTCGTTGGCGACGATGTCGATCGTCAGAGTATCCGTGGTGGTGGCGGAATCGCCGTTGGCGGCTTCGGTCGACGTTGCCGTCACGCTGAGGTCAACGTTGCCGGCAAAGCCCTCAGGCGAGGTCATGGTCAGGTCGGCGAGCTCAGCGGGCGTGACTTCTGCGACCCCGTCGATGACCGTCACGGGCGAACCGCCACTCTCCAGCAGAAAGCCTTCTGGGATGCCGGCGATCTCGATCGGATCGAGGCTCTCCGAGCCGTCGGTGTCGGTCAGGACGACCGAGATCAGGCTGGAGAGGTCGATGGGATCGCCGGCGGCCGTGCCGCTGGACTCGGCGAGCTGAATATCGTCGACATAGGCGCCGCGGCCGTAGGGATGAACGGCGCCGACGTCCTCCATGATCAGCTGAATGTCGCCACCGGTGCCGAGGAAGCTCACCGAGTACCCGGTCCAAGTCAACTGGGAGACCGTGTTGCCGTCCCAGTCGACGGCCAGTGTCTTGAGCGTCGTGCCGGTGCTGACGTCGACCACCCGGACCTGGAAGTCCATGTAAGATTCGAATCCGGGCCGCGGCGAGACCTGGAAGGAGAGCTCGTAGGGCGTGTCCATCGTCGTCGAGATGGTGCGCTCGATGCTGCCGGCGTCTGGGAAGCTGCCGGCGCTCTGGTTATTGATCTCGATGAACATGTCGCCGTCGGCGGCGCTGCCGGCCACGTCGTTCTCGTGCCAGAACTCGATCTGATGACCGGCCGAAGGACTCCAGCCGTCGACGGTGCCCGGGTCGAAGCCGCTGCCGCTCGCGCCGATCTCGAAGGTCGACTGGAAGACCGAGTTGTCAGCGACGGCATCGGTAACCGTCAGGGCGGGCGCGTCGGCGACGGCGTCGACCGTGATGCTCATGGTCGCCGGCGCGCTGCTGAAGTGTCCGCCGTCGCTGACCCGGAAGGTGAAGCTCGGATCGGCATCGGAGTCGGCCGCCGGCTGGAAGGTCAGGTTGCCGGCATTGATGTCGGCGGCAGCGATCCGGTCGCCCGCGCCAACGGCCACCCCGTTCAGCAGCAGGCTGCCTTCCGAGGGCAGGGTCGAGACCTCGACCTCGACGATGGCGTCGCCCTCGGCGTCGCTGTAGCCGAAGTCGGAGAGACCGAAGGTCACCGTCGTGTCCTCGTCGGTCGACACGGTGCTGTCGTTGCTGACCGGCGGCTCGTTGAGGTAGGAGACGGTGACGTCGATGGTCTGGACGGCATCGGCCGTGTCGCTGCCGTCGGTGGCGGTCGCGGTCACGGTCAGTTGGAAGCTGCCGCCGAAGTCCTCGGGCGGGAAGAGAGTCAGCCCGGGCAGGTCGGCCGGATCGACCGTCCAGGAGCCGTCGCCATTGTTGGTGCCGGCCGAGAGCGCGGCACCCGTCGGGACTCCGGAGATCACCACGGTGAGGCTCTCGGAGCCGTCGGTGTCGACCAGCGAAGAGGCGATGTCGAGCTCGACGAAGTCGGGATCGATGATGTCGCTGCCGATGACCGTGGTGGTGGTATCCAGGGTCAGGTCGACGTTGTCGAAGCGGATCTCCGTGGTCTCGTCGTTGTAGGTCTTGAGGTTGTTGTAGCCGCCGAGGGTCAGGGTGTACGTGCCCGGCGCTAGGGTGCCGAGGTCGAGGGTGGCGGTCTGCCAGCCGGTGTCGCCGCCGCCGTTCAGCTGGGTGATGTAGTCGTTGCCGCCCTGACCGATCAGGGTGCCGTCGAGGCTGGCGAGGACCTGGCTGAACTCGTTGCTTTCGTAGGGATCGGTCTGGATCATGCGGTAGCTGAAGGTGACCGTGCCGCTCGAGCTTTCGGTGACCGTGAAGCTGGTCGAGAAGCCTCCCGACATGCCGTTGATGTCGGCGTTGTCGATGCCGCCCAGGATCATCGAGAGACCGCCGCCGCTTTGCCCGGCGCCGGCGCTCCAGCCGCCGTCGGCATAGCTCGGCGCGCTGGTGCCGCGGAAGCTGTCGTCGGCATAGGTGAAGCCGCCGGCGTCCGAGCCGAAGCCCTCGTTGACCGGGTTCTCCTGAACCGGGGCGGTGGCCGAGAAGTCGAGGGTGAAGCTGCTGGCATCGCCGGCCGGCGGCTCGACGATGAGGTTGGCCAGCTCGCCCGATCCGAGGGTCCAGGTGCCGTCGCCGTTGTCGGTGCCGGCCGAGAGCGTGGCCCCGCTTGGCACGTTGGAGACGGTGACGACCAGCCCCGGGTTGCCGTCGAGGGCCAGGATCGAGGCCGGGATGTTGACCTGGGCCGAGCCGTCCTCGGTGCCCGAGGCGGTGCTGGTGACCGTCAGGTTCGGGGTGTCGGCCACAGGATCGACCGTGACGTCGATGGTCTGCGGGCCCGAGGTCTCGACCGTGGAACCGTCGTCGGAGGACGCGGTCACGGTGAGCTGGAAATCGGCGTCGCTGTGCAGCGGCGGGGTGATGGTCAGACCGCTGGTCTGGCCCGGGGTCAAGGTCCAGGTGCCGTCGCCGTTGTCAGTGCCGGCCGAGAGCATCGCGCCGCTCGGCACACCGGAGATCAGCACGGACTGAGCCGCCCCCGGCTCGAGGTTGCCGAGCGTGATGCTGAGCGGGA contains:
- a CDS encoding SPOR domain-containing protein, producing MTSQNLELFPDDLFARKGRAAPAGDRRKDKAEVVALEATETEAAPGPDDAKADAIRGEAPGPSLGPLAEGRNGEVEESAAAAEEPGDGKKRTKSKAKTGAKTEAAPAASILKFRLLDEVSESFDEILRCAQGQAAAPAETAETAEAAADPAAPAETPEIETPDSESSQDWEPITLPAQAQVKERTGQVATLWRPASWTPRARVSAALLLLAGGILAGWYAAMPGSSPDLAEPVVSGSDDRAKAAGEPTAPVEGSDQAPAESRRVLGGAEGKEAVMTEDQPPSGTGPGVPAPRVDVVRVEEDGSAVIAGLAAPGAELIVLHNGAPIGVARADAFGQWVLLPEEPLGGGPHEFGLVVKTVEGTVTLPGPAGSESEAPAAGDPGGGAGDRPPRDQEGRLRKPEAGSKSAQAPVAIPLPPQKPAAGTAVSPGEDMPPYVVQLASADSAEGAASEWRKLRKAHPELLAKRDLTVQEADLEGRGAVFRVRTGSFETLVAARRFCAAFRRQRQECLVVKLRDADEGAPPRTRISRHQS
- a CDS encoding ParA family protein, giving the protein MKVVAIASRKGGSGKTTLAGHLAVQAELAGAGPVVLIDVDPQGSLAKWWNLRTRETPYYVQTSLDELSDAVGRLRERQIKLLFIDTPPSLDTAVGEVIRCADLVLIPSRPSPHDLRSIGATVQLVEHLGKPLIFVINGAAPRAKITNEAIQVLSQHGPLAPSIVHQRVDFAASMVDGRTVMELPGAQRAAGEIAELWGYLADRLEGEAPKLELPPLPRRSQSTAIFAAE